One genomic region from Leptolyngbyaceae cyanobacterium JSC-12 encodes:
- a CDS encoding phosphoacceptor domain-containing protein (histidine kinase family',response regulator-like protein with receiver domain,'ATPase, histidine kinase/DNA gyrase B/HSP90-like; IMG reference gene:2510093928~PFAM: Response regulator receiver domain; Histidine kinase-, DNA gyrase B-, and HSP90-like ATPase; His Kinase A (phosphoacceptor) domain), with protein MNSQQTAQSNIPQTESQRTDVLIVDDIPDNIRFLSTFLVDQGYQVRKAINGQMALRTIAAFPPDLILLDVNLPDISGYEICQQLKQDPVTASIPIIFLSAGNATIDKVKAFQTGAADYISKPFQLEEVLVRIQTQLTIQTLQKDLETQNQQLKKALEDLKIAQINLVQQEKMSTLRKVVAGVAHEINNPLSFIACNIKPAQEYIHQLLGLINYYQQQNPELDLSIKAYLDEIDLEFLVADLMKILKSMENGAERIQTVVLALKIFTRLDESGIKPTDVHECIDNVLALLRYRLMSNDNQIMVQVHKEFGNLPLVTCHAEQFNQVIYNLLYNAIDAIDEKISHNIHSDFVPKISIHTQFSSPNLVEIRICDNGVGIPEADKAKIFEPFFTTKSAGRGIGLGLATSQRIIEELHDGVLTCQSIVGEGSEFKIQLFL; from the coding sequence ATGAATTCGCAGCAAACAGCACAATCAAACATCCCTCAAACTGAAAGTCAGCGGACAGATGTTTTAATCGTTGATGATATCCCTGACAATATTCGCTTCCTATCAACCTTTTTAGTAGACCAAGGCTATCAGGTGCGGAAAGCTATCAATGGGCAAATGGCTCTAAGAACAATCGCTGCCTTCCCACCTGATCTAATCCTGCTTGATGTCAATCTGCCGGATATCAGCGGCTATGAGATTTGCCAACAGTTGAAGCAAGACCCAGTTACAGCCTCAATTCCAATAATTTTTCTGAGCGCTGGTAATGCTACGATTGACAAAGTAAAAGCATTCCAGACGGGAGCAGCAGACTATATTTCCAAACCTTTTCAGTTAGAAGAAGTTTTAGTTAGAATTCAAACTCAATTAACAATTCAAACACTTCAAAAAGACTTAGAGACACAAAATCAGCAATTGAAGAAGGCTCTAGAAGATCTGAAAATCGCTCAAATAAACTTGGTTCAGCAAGAAAAAATGTCAACTCTGAGGAAAGTAGTGGCTGGAGTTGCTCACGAAATTAATAATCCTCTCAGTTTCATTGCTTGTAACATTAAGCCTGCACAGGAATACATTCATCAATTATTAGGACTGATTAACTATTATCAGCAGCAAAATCCAGAGTTAGATTTATCGATCAAAGCTTACCTGGATGAGATCGATCTGGAGTTTCTTGTTGCAGATCTGATGAAAATTTTGAAATCGATGGAAAATGGAGCCGAGCGCATTCAAACAGTTGTTTTAGCACTCAAAATTTTTACTCGTCTAGATGAGTCAGGAATTAAACCAACTGATGTGCATGAGTGCATTGATAATGTTCTTGCATTGCTGCGCTATCGCCTTATGTCTAACGATAATCAAATCATGGTCCAAGTTCATAAAGAATTTGGCAACCTACCGTTAGTTACTTGTCACGCAGAGCAATTTAATCAGGTAATTTATAATCTTTTGTATAACGCAATCGATGCTATTGATGAAAAAATCAGTCATAATATTCATTCAGACTTTGTTCCAAAGATTTCTATCCACACTCAGTTTTCCAGTCCCAATTTAGTTGAAATTCGAATTTGTGATAATGGGGTGGGAATCCCTGAAGCTGATAAAGCCAAAATCTTTGAGCCATTTTTTACAACAAAATCAGCCGGACGGGGAATAGGTTTAGGGCTGGCGACAAGCCAGCGCATTATTGAAGAACTGCATGATGGTGTTCTCACCTGTCAATCTATAGTTGGTGAGGGTTCTGAATTTAAAATTCAGCTTTTTCTGTAA